A region from the Salvia splendens isolate huo1 chromosome 15, SspV2, whole genome shotgun sequence genome encodes:
- the LOC121766667 gene encoding uncharacterized protein LOC121766667, protein MAETPSNSKRLTETPNFEESNSKRHKPYNTILSLLDEEEETLDQQNHDLSAIFTTLEQELSLDFDSSPPAAEPAEENDGVKSIMRHLLEASDDELGIPNYSSEEFNTNNNDDFGIIKSEENSISVNFFDNGLWEFDDEAANYYTIVQSELFM, encoded by the coding sequence ATGGCAGAAACTCCGTCCAATTCCAAACGCCTCACAGAAACCCCCAATTTCGAGGAATCAAATTCCAAGCGCCACAAACCCTACAACACCATTCTCTCCCTCCTCGACGAAGAAGAGGAAACCCTAGACCAACAAAATCATGACTTATCCGCCATATTCACAACCCTGGAGCAAGAGCTCTCCCTCGATTTCGACTCCTCGCCGCCTGCGGCGGAGCCCGCCGAGGAAAACGACGGCGTGAAGTCGATCATGAGGCACCTTCTAGAAGCCTCCGACGACGAGCTAGGGATTCCGAATTACTCCTCCGAggaatttaatactaataacaATGATGATTTCGGAATTATTAAATCTGAGGAAAATAGCATTTCGGTTAATTTCTTCGATAATGGGCTCTGGGAATTTGACGACGAGGCGGCCAACTATTACACGATTGTGCAGTCGGAGCTATTTAtgtag